The segment AATTCATCTAAGGTTGGAACTCTTTATTCAGCAATTGATACTGTTGAAACTCCTGATAAATATACTGCTATTGTTAAAACAACAGCTCCATCAGGTTCATTAATACATCATTTAACACATATAACAGCTTCTATTTTAAATAAAAATTATTATGAAAATACAAAAGACGTTAATCATTCTCCTATGGGTACAGGTGCATATGCATTAGCAGAATGGAAACCTGGATCATATATGACATTAAAAAGAAATGATGAGTACTTTAGGGGTAAACCTGCTATTGAAATTGTTGAAGTAAGAGCAATTCCAGAAGAAAATAGTAGAGTTATTGCCATTGAAACTGGAGAACATCACATTACAGGAGATATTGACTCTATTGGTAGAAAAATTCTTGGAGATAGAAANNNNNNNNNNNNNNNNNNNNNNNNNNNNNNNNNNNNNNNNNNNNNNNNNNNNNNNNNNNNNNNNNNNNNNNNNNNNNNNNNNNNNNNNNNNNNNNNNNNNTATTGGTAGAAAAATTCTTGGAGATAGAAAAGATATTCGAGTTGATGAAATTAGCTCTCTTGGCGTAGGATACTTAGGTATTAATACTGGTAAAGGTGCTCTTCAGAATAAAAATGTTAGAAAAGCTATTGCAATGGGAATTAATAGAGACATTATTATTGAATCTGTTTTAAGTGGTGCTGTAGAAAAAGCCAACAGTATCTTAGGGCCTGGAGTAGTGGGATATTCTAAAGAAACTGCCCCATTTGAATATAATCCTGAAGAAGCTAAAAAGCTTTTAGAAGAATCTGGTTATAAAGATTTAAGTTTAACTTTAGTTACAAGTAACAATGAACTTAGAAAACAAATGGCTGAAATTATACAAGCTCAATTAAAAGATATTGGAATTAATATTAAAATTGAAATCTTAGAGTGGGCTGCATTTCTAACTGCAACTGGAACAGGAAAAAGTGACCTTTTTATGCTTGGATGGTCAAACTCATCTGGAGATGCTGATTACGGTATAGGTTCTGTTCTTCACAGTAGTATGAAAGGGTCTTCTGGTAATAGAAGCTTCTTTGATAATCCCACTTTCGATGCTCTTTTAGATAAAGGAAAAATCGAATTAGATTCTACTAAAAGATCTGAGTTATATGCTCAAGCTCAAAATATTATGAATGAGGAAGTTCCTGTTTTACCAATCTACTTTATGCCTGCAAGTGCTGGTATTAGAGAGGAAGTTAAAGGATTTGTTCAATCACCTATTAATAATCCTACTTTTTATAAATTATCATTTTAATTTATCTAAATAGAATAAAAAACTACCTCAAAAGAGGTAGTTTTTTTATACTAATTCTAAAACTCCTAAAGCATACATTAGCATTCCTTGCTTTAACATATCTAAATCCATTTTCTCATCAAATCCATGAGGATTTCCCTTAAACTCTTTAAAGTTTGGTCCAAATGCAACTGTATTTGGCATAAGTTTTGCATATGTTCCCCCTCCTAAAGCTACAGGTTTATCATCTCTATCTGTTATCTCTTTAAAAACTTTTTGAAGTTTTTCAACCAATGGATGCTCTGTAGGAAAATATAGGGGTGCATTATGATTCTCTTTTACAAACTCTATATTATTTTCTCCTCCTACTTTACTAAGTGTAGCATCTAACTGTTTTTCATTAGTAGTCACAGGATATCTAATATTAAACTTAACATATATTGATAAAGATTTTTTTTCCTGAGTTGTTTTTACAATTCCACAACTTAAAGTTAAATCACCTGTTTCTTCATTTTTAGTTTTTATATCTAATCCACTTCCGTCAGTTTCTACTCCAACAACACTATCCATAAAATTAACAAATCTTTTTAAAGAATCCCTTTCAGATATAACTTTATTTAAAAATCTAAATAACCATGTTATTGGATTTATACCTCTTTGTGGGGAGCTTGCGTGAGCTGGTACTCCTTTACATGTAACTTCTAAACAGTTTTCTTTTTCTAAAACTTCAATTTTACATGGAGTATCTTTAAATTTTTCCAACTCTTTTAAAACCTTTTCAAATAAATCTTTTTTTAAAAATACTTTAGCCTCTTCAGGAACTACATTTGATCTTGTTCCTCCAACTATATCTAATATTGAACTATTTTCCTTTGTAAAAGTATCTTTAAAAGAGAATGTATATATCCCCTTTTCTGAAAATACAACTGGAAATTGCCCATCTGGAGTAAATGCATATTTTGGAGCTTTTTCTTTAGATAAGTAATACTTTATATCCTCATCTCCACTCTCTTCATTTGTTCCAAATATTATTCTAACTCTATGATTAAAACTTGGAACACACTCTTTTAGAGCTTTCATTGAATGTAGTGCTGAGATTATTGGTCCTTTATTATCTAAAGCACCTCTTGAAATCATATTTTTCCCAACTATATCTCCACTATATGGCGGTACACTCCATTTTGAGTGATCTCCCTCTGGTACCACATCTATATGACCTAAAACTCCTATGTACTCTTCTCCCTCTCCAAATTCAGCATAACCAATGTAATTATCTAAATTTACAGTTTTAAACCCTAGATCTTTTGCTATTTTTAATGTTTCTTCCAATCCTTTTTTTAATCCTAAACCAAAGGGAGCACCGATGGTGCTCTCCTCTTTTACAGTTTTAATTTTAACAATTTTTTGGATATCTTTTAAAGTATCTTGAAAGTGTTCATCTATATAGTTCTCTAGAGTTTCTCTAGTATTCAAACTACTCCTCAATTAATGAAAGAGCAAAATCTAATATTTTATCACCTTTCATCATTCCATAGTCCATCATATTTATAACTTCAACTTTTTTTCCAACACCTTGAGCTATCTTATTAAGCTCATCTTTTCTAAATTTAACTTGAGGCCCTAGTAAAAATGTATCATATTTATCTAAGTTCTCTTGGAACATCTCTAATCCAACAGCTTTTATCTCTACAGGTATTCCTCTTTTTTCTGCTGATTCTAACATTTTTTTAACAACTATACTTGTTGACATCCCTGCTGAACAAAGTAGTAATATTTTTTTCATTATTTTGCCTCCTTTTCAAATGCTTCTACTGCATCCTCTTCATATTTACTTGCTTTATCTAATATTCTTAAGAATGGTAGATATATTAGAGCTCCTAATATTAAGTTAACTATTTGAATAATAGCTCCTGACATATCTCCAACTGTTAAAAATCCACTAATTATTGCTGGTGTTGGCCATGGAAAAGCCACCCCTAAAGGTCTACTTACAAGACCAATTGTCATTGCTAAATATTGAGTTGTAACAAATACTATTGGTATTATATTAAATGGTATTAACATAATAGGATTTAATATAATTGGCATTCCAAATAAGATTGGCTCATTTATATTAAATATCCCAGGTACAGCACTAATTGCTCCAACACTTTTTATATGTTTACTCTTTGCAAAAAGACCTATTGCTAAAAGTAAAGATAAAGTAGCTCCAGCTCCTCCCATCCAAATCATATCAAAGAATTGTTCTGTAATAACATGAGGTAATGGTAATCCCTCTTTTAAAGCATTTATATTCTCAACTTGATTCTCTAACCAGAAAGGTCTTACAAATCCATTTACCATAGATCCACTATTTATACCAACTGACCATAATATTGAAATTGAAAATACTGTTAATAACGATCCAAAGAATGATGTTCCTAAAGCTCTTAACGGCATTGCTAAAACTTTATATACAAAGTCGTGGATTGTTCCATACTCAGTATTCATCATAGCTATTCTTAAAAGTAATGCCAATGCTAATATAACTGTTCCAGGAATTAGTGCTTCAAATGACTTTATAACTTCAGGTGGTACACCATCAGGCATTTTAATAAGAATCTTTTTATTTACAAAGAATCTGAAGATATTAGCTGTAACAATACCAATTACCATAGCTA is part of the Cetobacterium somerae ATCC BAA-474 genome and harbors:
- a CDS encoding PTS sugar transporter subunit IIB produces the protein MKKILLLCSAGMSTSIVVKKMLESAEKRGIPVEIKAVGLEMFQENLDKYDTFLLGPQVKFRKDELNKIAQGVGKKVEVINMMDYGMMKGDKILDFALSLIEE
- a CDS encoding ABC transporter substrate-binding protein, which codes for MKKIFKLLLLVIFFISCGKEKESEKQAATSKENKLIYTQSSESVTLHPHEATDVYSRRIISNIFDRLIETDENLKIVPGLAESWEQLSPTELKFNLRKGVKFQNGEELTSEDIKYTLENAKNSSKVGTLYSAIDTVETPDKYTAIVKTTAPSGSLIHHLTHITASILNKNYYENTKDVNHSPMGTGAYALAEWKPGSYMTLKRNDEYFRGKPAIEIVEVRAIPEENSRVIAIETGEHHITGDIDSIGRKILGDR
- a CDS encoding ABC transporter substrate-binding protein, which produces IGRKILGDRKDIRVDEISSLGVGYLGINTGKGALQNKNVRKAIAMGINRDIIIESVLSGAVEKANSILGPGVVGYSKETAPFEYNPEEAKKLLEESGYKDLSLTLVTSNNELRKQMAEIIQAQLKDIGINIKIEILEWAAFLTATGTGKSDLFMLGWSNSSGDADYGIGSVLHSSMKGSSGNRSFFDNPTFDALLDKGKIELDSTKRSELYAQAQNIMNEEVPVLPIYFMPASAGIREEVKGFVQSPINNPTFYKLSF
- a CDS encoding PTS sugar transporter subunit IIC, which translates into the protein MSKVIEILEEKLVPVAAWIGRNKHINGIRRAFVLMMPLLMIGSIFLMISAFPLPAYQKFMLETFGANWKNIIDIPVSATFSLVAVYVAFLVAQQLANQFQLDSVAVGLLSLASFLILTPLSEIEGMGSVLSFNWLGSKGMFIAMVIGIVTANIFRFFVNKKILIKMPDGVPPEVIKSFEALIPGTVILALALLLRIAMMNTEYGTIHDFVYKVLAMPLRALGTSFFGSLLTVFSISILWSVGINSGSMVNGFVRPFWLENQVENINALKEGLPLPHVITEQFFDMIWMGGAGATLSLLLAIGLFAKSKHIKSVGAISAVPGIFNINEPILFGMPIILNPIMLIPFNIIPIVFVTTQYLAMTIGLVSRPLGVAFPWPTPAIISGFLTVGDMSGAIIQIVNLILGALIYLPFLRILDKASKYEEDAVEAFEKEAK
- the pepV gene encoding dipeptidase PepV, with the protein product MNTRETLENYIDEHFQDTLKDIQKIVKIKTVKEESTIGAPFGLGLKKGLEETLKIAKDLGFKTVNLDNYIGYAEFGEGEEYIGVLGHIDVVPEGDHSKWSVPPYSGDIVGKNMISRGALDNKGPIISALHSMKALKECVPSFNHRVRIIFGTNEESGDEDIKYYLSKEKAPKYAFTPDGQFPVVFSEKGIYTFSFKDTFTKENSSILDIVGGTRSNVVPEEAKVFLKKDLFEKVLKELEKFKDTPCKIEVLEKENCLEVTCKGVPAHASSPQRGINPITWLFRFLNKVISERDSLKRFVNFMDSVVGVETDGSGLDIKTKNEETGDLTLSCGIVKTTQEKKSLSIYVKFNIRYPVTTNEKQLDATLSKVGGENNIEFVKENHNAPLYFPTEHPLVEKLQKVFKEITDRDDKPVALGGGTYAKLMPNTVAFGPNFKEFKGNPHGFDEKMDLDMLKQGMLMYALGVLELV